Proteins co-encoded in one Pseudoliparis swirei isolate HS2019 ecotype Mariana Trench chromosome 7, NWPU_hadal_v1, whole genome shotgun sequence genomic window:
- the LOC130196203 gene encoding cilia- and flagella-associated protein 157-like, with protein sequence MPKNKEKKQDDVKKTQKKENSSSPAAGSGSEDREKELYLLQARHLSEQLERYQLESDHQERRQKELISRYAALEKEKSDIVHFLKRSVLEKEVEAEELTEQLESQRRAAGEQEAALRLQLEELREELRGRVEELHQENTTLASRLAGLQEYQAQKEQLISDLDSLRQQLTNQEQRHGVALHGLEMSALLEKRRWQEELEEQAAAMEARVQHLVDQKVPEATRAALQENGEVKARIGQLADQHLVLMGENLDLRGREGRLGLDLDLLEERVRETTRRSCIRKKVVEQLTVKCRQLQAELEDGRQQGERLQSDHAGVLVELEALRRDRASLSERSADGTAEVSRLEAELQDERRRSNRMRSIMREAAEALRGALREVRTDREEDEGEELEGWKQLMEKLLLLLLDRPKHDRLEEPLTSDLSASGALVLDPVVLDPALSLRFQLARYRPGDLGLVPQLKQKVSARGTLNRKPSNQNAAGSLTRADSRKSFTGPK encoded by the exons ATGCCCAAGAATAAGGAGAAGAAACAAGATGACGTCAAGAAAACGCAGAAAAAGGAAAATTCGTCGTCTCCTGCAGCCGGAAGCGGCTCCGAGGACCGAGAGAAGGAGCTGTACCTGCTGCAGGCGAGACACCTGAGCGAGCAGCTGGAGCG gtACCAGCTGGAGAGCGACCATCAGGAGCGCCGTCAGAAGGAGCTGATCTCTCGGTACGCGGcgctggagaaggagaagagcgaCATTGTGCACTTCCTGAAGCGCTCCGTgctggagaaggaggtggaggccgaggagctgacggagcagctggagagtcaGCGGCGGGCGGCGGGCGAGCAGGAGGCGGCCCTGAGGCTGCAGCTCgaggagctgagggaggagctgagaggacggGTGGAGGAGCTCCACCAGGAGAACACCACGCTGg cGTCGAGGCTGGCCGGCCTGCAGGAGTACCAGGCGCAAAAGGAGCAGCTGATCTCTGACCTGGATTCTCTGAGGCAGCAGCTGACCAATCAGGAGCAGCGTCACGGCGTCGCCCTCCACGGCCTGGAGATGAGCGCCctgctggagaagaggaggtggcaggaggagctggaggagcaggcGGCGGCCATGGAGGCACGAGTGCAGCACCTGGTGGACCAGAAGGTCCCCGAGGCCACCAGGGCGGCCCTCCAGGAGAACGGAGAGGTCAAGGCCCGGATCGGCCAGCTGGCGGATCAGCACCTGGTCCTGATGGGGGAGAACCTGGACCTGAGGGGCCGCGAGGGCCGGCTcggcctggacctggacctcctggaggagagggTCCGGGAGACCACCCGCAGGAGCTGCATACGCAAGAAG GTGGTGGAACAGCTGACAGTGAAGTGTCGGCAGCTTCAGGCCGAGCTGGAAGACGGGAGGCAGCAAGGCGAGCGGCTCCAGAGCGACCACGCCGGGGTcctggtggagctggaggccctgag ACGGGATCGGGCTTCGCTGTCCGAGCGGAGCGCCGACGGCACGGCGGAGGTGAGccggctggaggcggagctacaggacgagaggaggcggagcaacaGAATGAGGAGCATCATGAGGGAAGCTGCCGAGGCTCTCAGAGGAGCCCTGAGG GAGGTGCGTACGGACCGggaggaagatgaaggtgaagaaTTGGAGGGGTGGAAGCAGCTGAtggagaagctgctgctgctgcttctggaCCGGCCCAAACACGACCGGCTGGAAGAGCCGCTGACCTCCGACCTCTCGGCCAGCGG AGCGCTGGTTCTGGATCCGGTGGTTCTGGACCCGGCTCTGAGCTTGCGGTTCCAGCTGGCCCGCTACAGGCCGGGTGATCTGGGCCTCGTGCCGCAGCTGAAGCAGAAAGTCTCCGCCCGTGGGACCCTGAACAG gaAGCCGTCCAATCAGAACGCAGCTGGCTCCTTGACCCGGGCGGATTCCAGGAAGTCTTTCACAGGACCCAAATAA
- the kank1a gene encoding KN motif and ankyrin repeat domain-containing protein 1a isoform X1, which translates to MAQTMQVNGNAPERGQRCTEDEKAPYYVETPYGYQLDLDFLKYVDDIERGNAVKKLSIQRKPKGAKPSLLAAAPRGVTGGVGGVRAEWTSTDSLSSSNSDDKQSPVFFGARAQLAPGEARQPLLPPPPSPRFAPRRNPQVEKTLMETRLRLEQERLLLAQPHGEPPPPRRRFASFGGGSSSSLSSYSGSHHPLPANGHLPNGEYNPYYPPSVGSSIRHSPLSSGMATPVTNVSPLHLQQIREQMVVALKKLKELEEQVKTIPILQVKIAVLQEEKRQLAAQSKNLIPGGGFRKRSFSVGSADQMENPGNPVQKETELHIMEPDAQEQSAQRLEEFRRLAAGVQALETTMAAAETRPRELAQNRPHQRSVGVVTEENMSSLLPVKRTPTLRDAGVSTERRETRSAAVGVTEAMLGVTGEAEREIELQQQTIEALKETIYRLEVQMKEATHQIEMGKLKLELQAAGGSTRKKVDKGSTARPEVYSVGVAAKVQTRSLGVGERPDCGRAAAPETLSVGAGPEVPMDRWVVRERVDVHDRCVGRWVETRDQPAATERSALREVAVNTEESVPSRALCRPMAELSKESRSVGCGDGPVEEVVKATLSRGTGPDYVGRADAGVTAAPESATTETNTETPVLTDSFTDTEVTTCERHTNTAATETRTVAAGDGLVKDVHATVNTRSVAVGTATDAESFGGKSSCARTKECGVGPASVQENFLVGLKTRNMACGPSQPEECGAVEIAAPLQAQAQAGGASGTGLDHYIERVQQLLQEQQMLLAENYSELAEAFGQPQSQFGSINSQLVSTLSSINSVMKHGSAEDVRMPDGVNEREDNGRQLGAEQSPPEKPPCGPTAAEEAAAATPTQLSAAVQKSRMDLQMSTALHGQLSSLKSIMKKKDGPPDSNSTKKNLQFVGVNGGYETTSSDDSSSEDSSSSGSDDDDDDDEEEKEFGGNKEEYKNVEAEEVTRKEEEKEEGSEKQEMRERCELSEKMLAASNVLKTHLSDPKAVSGKDLRAGVNTVQHEWFRVSSQKAAEAAMVEDYLGALGAVSPAVLRHVVNMADGNGNTALHYSVSHSNFQVVKELLDADVCNVNQQNKAGYTPIMLAALAAVESPRDMRIVEELFSKGDVNARASQAGQTGLMLAVSHGRMDMVRALLAHGADVNVQDDEGSTALMCASEHGHAEIVKLLLARPGCDATLSDGDESNALSIALEAGHKDIAVLLYAHVNFSKAQSAGTPRLSRKTSPGSTRRSMFD; encoded by the exons ATGGCTCAAACCATGCAAGTGAATGGCAACGCCCCAG AAAGAGGACAACGATGCACGGAGGACGAGAAGGCGCCCTACTACGTTGAGACCCCCTACGGTTATCAGCTTGACCTGGACTTCCTCAAGTATGTGGACGACATCGAGCGCGGCAACGCCGTCAAGAAGCTGAGCATCCAGAGGAAGCCCAAAGGGGCCAAGCCCTCGTTGTTGGCGGCGGCGCCACGGGGCGTCACTGGCGGTGTCGGCGGCGTTCGGGCTGAATGGACCTCCACggactctctgtcctcctccaacagcgACGACAagcagtccccggtgttcttcGGCGCCCGGGCCCAGCTCGCCCCCGGTGAAGCCCGCCAGCCGCtcctgccgccgccgccatcgccGCGGTTCGCCCCCCGCCGCAACCCCCAGGTGGAGAAGACCCTCATGGAGACGCGCCTCCGCCTCGAGCAGGAGCGCCTGCTGCTCGCGCAGCCGCACGgcgagccgccgccgccccgccgCCGCTTCGCCAGCTTTGGCGGCGGCTCCAGCAGCTCGCTGTCCTCCTATTCGGGCTCCCACCACCCGCTCCCCGCCAACGGCCACCTCCCCAACGGCGAGTACAACCCTTACTACCCGCCGTCCGTGGGCAGTTCCATCCGGCACAGCCCCCTGAGCTCCGGCATGGCCACGCCCGTCACCAACGTCAGCCCGCTGCACCTGCAGCAGATCCGCGAGCAGATGGTGGTGGCGCTCAAGaagctgaaggagctggaggagcaggtgAAGACCATCCCCATCCTGCAGGTGAAGATCGCCGTGCTCCAGGAGGAGAAACGGCAGTTGGCCGCGCAGTCCAAAAATCTGATTCCCGGCGGCGGCTTCCGCAAGCGCTCCTTCAGCGTGGGCAGCGCCGACCAGATGGAGAACCCGGGGAACCCCGTCCAGAAGGAGACGGAGCTGCACATCATGGAGCCCGACGCCCAGGAGCAGAGCGCTCAGCGGCTGGAGGAGTTCAGGCGTCTGGCCGCCGGCGTCCAAGCTCTGGAGACGACGATGGCAGCGGCTGAAACTCGGCCTCGGGAGCTCGCGCAGAACCGGCCCCACCAGAGGTCCGTCGGCGTGGTCACAGAAGAGAACAtgagcagcctcctccccgtcAAGCGGACGCCGACACTCCGGGACGCCGGAGTGTCGACGGAGCGGCGGGAGACGCGCAGCGCGGCGGTGGGCGTGACCGAGGCCATGCTGGGCGTGACCGGCGAGGCGGAGCGGGAGAtcgagctgcagcagcagaccATCGAGGCACTGAAGGAGACGATCTACCGCCTGGAGGTGCAGATGAAGGAGGCCACGCACCAGATCGAAATGGGCAAGCTGaagctggagctgcaggcggCCGGCGGCTCGACCAGGAAGAAGGTGGATAAAGGCTCCACGGCGAGGCCCGAGGTGTACAGCGTGGGCGTCGCCGCCAAAGTCCAGACGCGCAGCCTGGGAGTCGGCGAGCGTCCGGACTGCGGCCGCGCCGCCGCGCCGGAAACTCTTAGCGTCGGTGCGGGCCCCGAGGTCCCGATGGACCGGTGGGTGGTGCGCGAGCGCGTGGACGTGCACGACCGGTGCGTCGGCAGGTGGGTGGAGACGCGCGACCAGCCGGCGGCCACGGAGCGGAGCGCGCTGCGCGAGGTCGCCGTCAACACGGAGGAGTCGGTGCCCAGCCGGGCGCTCTGCCGGCCGATGGCGGAGCTGAGCAAGGAGTCGCGGTCGGTCGGCTGCGGAGACGGTCCGGTGGAGGAGGTCGTCAAGGCGACGCTGTCGCGGGGCACCGGTCCGGATTACGTCGGCAGGGCGGACGCCGGCGTCACGGCCGCGCCCGAGTCGGCCACGACGGAGACCAACACGGAGACGCCGGTACTGACCGACTCGTTCACCGACACCGAGGTGACCACGTGCGAGAGACACACCAACACGGCCGCGACGGAGACGAGGACAGTGGCCGCCGGCGACGGGCTCGTCAAGGACGTTCACGCCACAGTGAACACGCGCTCCGTCGCCGTCGGCACCGCCACGGACGCCGAGTCCTTCGGGGGGAAATCGAGCTGCGCGAGAACCAAAGAGTGCGGCGTGGGGCCGGCGAGCGTCCAGGAGAACTTCCTGGTGGGATTAAAAACCAGGAACATGGCGTGCGGGCCCTCCCAGCCGGAGGAATGTGGCGCCGTGGAGATCGCGGCGCCGCTGCAGGCTCAAGCACAGGCCGGCGGCGCCAGCGGCACCGGACTGGACCACTATATCGAGCGggtccagcagctgctgcaggagcagcagaTGCTGCTGGCGGAGAACTACAGCGAGCTGGCCGAAGCCTTCGGCCAGCCGCAGTCCCAGTTCGGCTCCATCAACAGCCAGCTGGTCAGCACGCTGTCCTCCATCAACTCCGTCATGAAGCACGGCAGCGCCGAGGACGTCCGGATGCCGGACGGCGTGAACGAGCGCGAAG ATAACGGTCGACAGCTCGGTGCGGAGCAGTCGCCCCCGGAGAAGCCTCCATGCGGCCCGACGGCTGCAGAggaagccgccgccgccacacCTACACAGCTCAGCGCCGCGGTGCAGAAAAGCCGCATGGACCTGCAGATGTCGACGGCGCTGCACG ggcAGCTGAGCAGCCTAAAGTCCATCATGAAGAAGAAAGATGGACCACCCGACTCCAACAGCACCAAGAAGAACCTGCAGTTTGTCGGGGTGAACGGAGG GTATGAGACGACGTCGAGCGACGACTCCAGCTCGGAGGACAGCAGCTCCTCGGGGTCGgacgacgacgatgacgacgatgaggaggagaaggagttcGGAGGAAACAAGGAGGAATATAAGAATGTGGAGGCCGAGGAGGTgacgaggaaggaggaagagaaggaggaaggttCAGAGAAGCAGGAGATGCGAGAGAG GTGTGAGCTCAGCGAGAAGATGCTGGCCGCCAGCAACgtcctcaaaactcacctcagCGACCCGAAAGCCGTGAGCGGGAAAGATCTG AGAGCCGGGGTCAACACTGTGCAGCACGAGTGGTTCCGCGTGTCCAGCCAGAAGGCGGCGGAGGCGGCCATGGTGGAAGACTACCTGGGCGCCCTCGGCGCTGTGTCGCCGGCCGTGCTGCGCCACGTGGTCAACATGGCCGACGGCAACGGCAACACGGCACTGCACTACAGCGTGTCGCACTCCAACTTCCAGGTGGTGAAGGAGCTGCTGGATGCAG acgtgTGCAACGTGAACCAGCAGAACAAGGCCGGCTACACGCCCATCATGCTGGCCGCGTTGGCCGCCGTGGAGTCGCCCAGGGACATGCGCATCGTGGAGGAGCTCTTCAGCAAAGGGGACGTCAACGCCCGGGCCAGCCAG gcgGGTCAGACGGGTCTGATGCTGGCGGTGAGCCATGGCCGTATGGACATGGTCCGGGCGCTGCTGGCTCACGGCGCCGACGTGAACGTCCAGGACGACGAGGGCTCCACGGCGCTGATGTGCGCCAGCGAGCACGGCCACGCGGAGATCGTGAAACTGCTGCTGGCGCGGCCCGGCTGCGACGCCACGCTGAGCGACGGC GACGAGAGCAACGCCCTGTCCATCGCTCTGGAAGCTGGACACAAGGACATCGCCGTGTTGCTTTACGCGCACGTCAACTTCTCCAAAGCCCAGTCAGCT GGGACGCCCCGACTCAGCAGAAAAACGTCACCCGGTTCCACCCGGAGGAGCATGTTCGATTAG
- the kank1a gene encoding KN motif and ankyrin repeat domain-containing protein 1a isoform X2, translating into METRLRLEQERLLLAQPHGEPPPPRRRFASFGGGSSSSLSSYSGSHHPLPANGHLPNGEYNPYYPPSVGSSIRHSPLSSGMATPVTNVSPLHLQQIREQMVVALKKLKELEEQVKTIPILQVKIAVLQEEKRQLAAQSKNLIPGGGFRKRSFSVGSADQMENPGNPVQKETELHIMEPDAQEQSAQRLEEFRRLAAGVQALETTMAAAETRPRELAQNRPHQRSVGVVTEENMSSLLPVKRTPTLRDAGVSTERRETRSAAVGVTEAMLGVTGEAEREIELQQQTIEALKETIYRLEVQMKEATHQIEMGKLKLELQAAGGSTRKKVDKGSTARPEVYSVGVAAKVQTRSLGVGERPDCGRAAAPETLSVGAGPEVPMDRWVVRERVDVHDRCVGRWVETRDQPAATERSALREVAVNTEESVPSRALCRPMAELSKESRSVGCGDGPVEEVVKATLSRGTGPDYVGRADAGVTAAPESATTETNTETPVLTDSFTDTEVTTCERHTNTAATETRTVAAGDGLVKDVHATVNTRSVAVGTATDAESFGGKSSCARTKECGVGPASVQENFLVGLKTRNMACGPSQPEECGAVEIAAPLQAQAQAGGASGTGLDHYIERVQQLLQEQQMLLAENYSELAEAFGQPQSQFGSINSQLVSTLSSINSVMKHGSAEDVRMPDGVNEREDNGRQLGAEQSPPEKPPCGPTAAEEAAAATPTQLSAAVQKSRMDLQMSTALHGQLSSLKSIMKKKDGPPDSNSTKKNLQFVGVNGGYETTSSDDSSSEDSSSSGSDDDDDDDEEEKEFGGNKEEYKNVEAEEVTRKEEEKEEGSEKQEMRERCELSEKMLAASNVLKTHLSDPKAVSGKDLRAGVNTVQHEWFRVSSQKAAEAAMVEDYLGALGAVSPAVLRHVVNMADGNGNTALHYSVSHSNFQVVKELLDADVCNVNQQNKAGYTPIMLAALAAVESPRDMRIVEELFSKGDVNARASQAGQTGLMLAVSHGRMDMVRALLAHGADVNVQDDEGSTALMCASEHGHAEIVKLLLARPGCDATLSDGDESNALSIALEAGHKDIAVLLYAHVNFSKAQSAGTPRLSRKTSPGSTRRSMFD; encoded by the exons ATGGAGACGCGCCTCCGCCTCGAGCAGGAGCGCCTGCTGCTCGCGCAGCCGCACGgcgagccgccgccgccccgccgCCGCTTCGCCAGCTTTGGCGGCGGCTCCAGCAGCTCGCTGTCCTCCTATTCGGGCTCCCACCACCCGCTCCCCGCCAACGGCCACCTCCCCAACGGCGAGTACAACCCTTACTACCCGCCGTCCGTGGGCAGTTCCATCCGGCACAGCCCCCTGAGCTCCGGCATGGCCACGCCCGTCACCAACGTCAGCCCGCTGCACCTGCAGCAGATCCGCGAGCAGATGGTGGTGGCGCTCAAGaagctgaaggagctggaggagcaggtgAAGACCATCCCCATCCTGCAGGTGAAGATCGCCGTGCTCCAGGAGGAGAAACGGCAGTTGGCCGCGCAGTCCAAAAATCTGATTCCCGGCGGCGGCTTCCGCAAGCGCTCCTTCAGCGTGGGCAGCGCCGACCAGATGGAGAACCCGGGGAACCCCGTCCAGAAGGAGACGGAGCTGCACATCATGGAGCCCGACGCCCAGGAGCAGAGCGCTCAGCGGCTGGAGGAGTTCAGGCGTCTGGCCGCCGGCGTCCAAGCTCTGGAGACGACGATGGCAGCGGCTGAAACTCGGCCTCGGGAGCTCGCGCAGAACCGGCCCCACCAGAGGTCCGTCGGCGTGGTCACAGAAGAGAACAtgagcagcctcctccccgtcAAGCGGACGCCGACACTCCGGGACGCCGGAGTGTCGACGGAGCGGCGGGAGACGCGCAGCGCGGCGGTGGGCGTGACCGAGGCCATGCTGGGCGTGACCGGCGAGGCGGAGCGGGAGAtcgagctgcagcagcagaccATCGAGGCACTGAAGGAGACGATCTACCGCCTGGAGGTGCAGATGAAGGAGGCCACGCACCAGATCGAAATGGGCAAGCTGaagctggagctgcaggcggCCGGCGGCTCGACCAGGAAGAAGGTGGATAAAGGCTCCACGGCGAGGCCCGAGGTGTACAGCGTGGGCGTCGCCGCCAAAGTCCAGACGCGCAGCCTGGGAGTCGGCGAGCGTCCGGACTGCGGCCGCGCCGCCGCGCCGGAAACTCTTAGCGTCGGTGCGGGCCCCGAGGTCCCGATGGACCGGTGGGTGGTGCGCGAGCGCGTGGACGTGCACGACCGGTGCGTCGGCAGGTGGGTGGAGACGCGCGACCAGCCGGCGGCCACGGAGCGGAGCGCGCTGCGCGAGGTCGCCGTCAACACGGAGGAGTCGGTGCCCAGCCGGGCGCTCTGCCGGCCGATGGCGGAGCTGAGCAAGGAGTCGCGGTCGGTCGGCTGCGGAGACGGTCCGGTGGAGGAGGTCGTCAAGGCGACGCTGTCGCGGGGCACCGGTCCGGATTACGTCGGCAGGGCGGACGCCGGCGTCACGGCCGCGCCCGAGTCGGCCACGACGGAGACCAACACGGAGACGCCGGTACTGACCGACTCGTTCACCGACACCGAGGTGACCACGTGCGAGAGACACACCAACACGGCCGCGACGGAGACGAGGACAGTGGCCGCCGGCGACGGGCTCGTCAAGGACGTTCACGCCACAGTGAACACGCGCTCCGTCGCCGTCGGCACCGCCACGGACGCCGAGTCCTTCGGGGGGAAATCGAGCTGCGCGAGAACCAAAGAGTGCGGCGTGGGGCCGGCGAGCGTCCAGGAGAACTTCCTGGTGGGATTAAAAACCAGGAACATGGCGTGCGGGCCCTCCCAGCCGGAGGAATGTGGCGCCGTGGAGATCGCGGCGCCGCTGCAGGCTCAAGCACAGGCCGGCGGCGCCAGCGGCACCGGACTGGACCACTATATCGAGCGggtccagcagctgctgcaggagcagcagaTGCTGCTGGCGGAGAACTACAGCGAGCTGGCCGAAGCCTTCGGCCAGCCGCAGTCCCAGTTCGGCTCCATCAACAGCCAGCTGGTCAGCACGCTGTCCTCCATCAACTCCGTCATGAAGCACGGCAGCGCCGAGGACGTCCGGATGCCGGACGGCGTGAACGAGCGCGAAG ATAACGGTCGACAGCTCGGTGCGGAGCAGTCGCCCCCGGAGAAGCCTCCATGCGGCCCGACGGCTGCAGAggaagccgccgccgccacacCTACACAGCTCAGCGCCGCGGTGCAGAAAAGCCGCATGGACCTGCAGATGTCGACGGCGCTGCACG ggcAGCTGAGCAGCCTAAAGTCCATCATGAAGAAGAAAGATGGACCACCCGACTCCAACAGCACCAAGAAGAACCTGCAGTTTGTCGGGGTGAACGGAGG GTATGAGACGACGTCGAGCGACGACTCCAGCTCGGAGGACAGCAGCTCCTCGGGGTCGgacgacgacgatgacgacgatgaggaggagaaggagttcGGAGGAAACAAGGAGGAATATAAGAATGTGGAGGCCGAGGAGGTgacgaggaaggaggaagagaaggaggaaggttCAGAGAAGCAGGAGATGCGAGAGAG GTGTGAGCTCAGCGAGAAGATGCTGGCCGCCAGCAACgtcctcaaaactcacctcagCGACCCGAAAGCCGTGAGCGGGAAAGATCTG AGAGCCGGGGTCAACACTGTGCAGCACGAGTGGTTCCGCGTGTCCAGCCAGAAGGCGGCGGAGGCGGCCATGGTGGAAGACTACCTGGGCGCCCTCGGCGCTGTGTCGCCGGCCGTGCTGCGCCACGTGGTCAACATGGCCGACGGCAACGGCAACACGGCACTGCACTACAGCGTGTCGCACTCCAACTTCCAGGTGGTGAAGGAGCTGCTGGATGCAG acgtgTGCAACGTGAACCAGCAGAACAAGGCCGGCTACACGCCCATCATGCTGGCCGCGTTGGCCGCCGTGGAGTCGCCCAGGGACATGCGCATCGTGGAGGAGCTCTTCAGCAAAGGGGACGTCAACGCCCGGGCCAGCCAG gcgGGTCAGACGGGTCTGATGCTGGCGGTGAGCCATGGCCGTATGGACATGGTCCGGGCGCTGCTGGCTCACGGCGCCGACGTGAACGTCCAGGACGACGAGGGCTCCACGGCGCTGATGTGCGCCAGCGAGCACGGCCACGCGGAGATCGTGAAACTGCTGCTGGCGCGGCCCGGCTGCGACGCCACGCTGAGCGACGGC GACGAGAGCAACGCCCTGTCCATCGCTCTGGAAGCTGGACACAAGGACATCGCCGTGTTGCTTTACGCGCACGTCAACTTCTCCAAAGCCCAGTCAGCT GGGACGCCCCGACTCAGCAGAAAAACGTCACCCGGTTCCACCCGGAGGAGCATGTTCGATTAG